The segment TGCCATTCGAAATATTCGTTTACCTCGAGTCATATGAAAATAGACAACCTGGATTAATACTGATAACCCTTCAATAACAAAGACACCGCCAATTAGAATTAGTAAAAACTCCTGTTTCGCAATAATTGCGCAATAACCGATAATTGCACCTAACGGTAACGAACCAGTATCGCCCATAAAAATTTCCGCAGGGAAAGTATTAAACCATAAAAATCCCAAACAGGCGCCCATTATAGCAAAACAGAGAATTGTCATTTCGCCGGCATTAGGTATAAAAAGGATATTAAGATATTCGGCTAACTTGACGTGGCCCGCTACATATGATAGTACGGCATAACTTCCTGCGGCAATTCCTAATAAGCCAGTCGCCAAACCGTCTAAACCATCTGTAAGATTTACTGCATTGGATGAAAGTACAATTACCAACATTATAAACGGTATATAAAAACTTCGAAAATCAATCAGAATGTTTTTAAAGAATAAAAAATTAGTGACTGTTTTGTATTTTGCATCCATTGGCGAAAAATATAAAATCAAACCGACAATTGCTGCAAGTAGCATTTGGAAGACAAGTTTAGTTCGTTTATTCAAACCCCGTGGTTTTCCTTTGCGGACTTTCTGATAATCATCCCAAAACCCCAATAAACAAAAAGAAACCATAACAAAAATACTTAACAAAATATATCGGTTAGTTAAATCAGAAAATAATAAAGTAGCAATAATAATAGCCAAAACTATAAGGATACCCCCCATCGTCGGTGTTCCCGCTTTAATTTGATGCCTTTGGGGAACTTCATTTCGTATATTCTGGCCCAATGCCATATTGCGTAGTTTCTTAATCGTCCATGGTCCGACAAAAAGCACAATAAAAAGAGCAATCACTCCCGCATACGCTGCTCGAAATGTAATATAGCGAAAAAGGTTAAATAGAATAAAATAATCTTTTAAAGGATATAATAAATGGTAGAGCATAATTATTCCTTATTAATTACACATTTTTATCTTGGGCATATTGCCTTGTTTTTTTAAAAAATTCTCAACAACTTCTTTATCAGAAAACGGAATAATTTTTTCCCGAATAATTTGGTAATTTTCATGCCCTTTACCAGCAATTAGTATAACATCGTCCTTTTGGGCTAATGATAGCGTGTGGCAAATTGCTAATTCTCTGTCAACAATAACCTCAAAATTAATTTTTGTAATTCCCTTCTTAATATCCTCAATTATCTTTATTGGGTCTTCATTACGGGGATTATCTGAGGTAATTACTACCCAATCTGCAAGTTCAGTTGCAATTTTGCCCATACCCGGCCTTTTTAAGCAATCACGATTACCACCACATCCAAACACTACAAACAAACGACCTTGGGTAATTTTTCTCAAAGATTGAATAGCTACTCTGAGTGCATCTTCAGTATGAGCATAATCAATATAAACTGTAAATCCACGCCCAGTTTCGATTTTTTCTAATCTTCCAGGTATAACCTTTAAGGCTTCAATACCCTTAGCAATCAAATCATTCGGAACTCCTATGACCTTTGCCGATGCGAATGATGCTAAGATGTTATACACATTATGTTCGCCAATTAGTACCGTGTGTATTTTTGAGTTTTCAGTTTTAAGTTTTGAATTAAGTCCAGTATCAACATTTGACTTTACGACAATTTCTGTTCCCTCTTGACTTATCTTAGTAATTTCTCCATAAAAGTCACTATCTTTATTTCTTAGTGAGTAACCAATAACTTTAGCATGTGTAGAACTTATTATCTTTTTAGAAAAACTATCATCTAAGTTCACTACTGCCGACGCCTCCGCGCTAAGAGACTCAAATAATTTTAATTTGGCTGCTGCATAGGCTTGACGGCTGCCGTGAAAATCTAAATGGTCGGAAGCAAGATTTGTAAATACTGCAACTTTAAACTCAAGACCATAGGTTCGCTCTAAGGCTAAAGCATGAGAAGACACTTCACTCACACAATACCTAATATTTTTAGAAACCAAATTGGCTAAAAATGAAACCAAATCTAAACTTTCTGGTGTTGTATTTGCTGCTGGAAGCCAATTATCGCCATCAAAATAACTAATTGTCCCAATTAAGCCAACCTTTTCGCCCCAGCGTTCAATAATTGATTTAATTAAATAAGAAGTTGTAGTTTTTCCGTTGGTGCCTGTAATACCAATCAGATTAATTTTTTGTGAAGGAAAATTAAAAAAGCGATTGGCCACAATCGCTAAAAATCTTCTGGGATTCTCTGTATAAATACCGCTTACATTGTACTTTTGAGTAATCTTATTAAGTAGTTCAATATCATCCGTTGCAATTGCTACCGCCCCGTTTTGAATTGCTTGCTCGATATAAATCTTTCCTGATGTTTTATAACCTGTGATTGCAACAAATAAATCATTAGGTTTTGTCTTCTGCGAATTGACAGAAATACCGGTAATCACTTTCTCTTGTCCTACCAATTGAACAGGTAGACCTTGAACCAACGATTTTGTTGTTACTGCCATATACAACGCATCAAAAAACAAATTATCCGAAATACTACTATCTTCATATTAATCGATTTTTCATAAACGATAACGCTCAGTTTTTTTTGATTTTACATTTACTGATCTTTTCATTTTTGGTTTACTGTATGCGCTAATTCATTAGTATATTTTATCCGTGCAGCAATTTCTTGAAACGCAGGACAAGTAGTTTCGCCAGCAAAACGAAAAAGTTGTGGTTCGTCAATCAATACCGCAATTAAAAA is part of the candidate division WOR-3 bacterium genome and harbors:
- the mraY gene encoding phospho-N-acetylmuramoyl-pentapeptide-transferase; amino-acid sequence: MLYHLLYPLKDYFILFNLFRYITFRAAYAGVIALFIVLFVGPWTIKKLRNMALGQNIRNEVPQRHQIKAGTPTMGGILIVLAIIIATLLFSDLTNRYILLSIFVMVSFCLLGFWDDYQKVRKGKPRGLNKRTKLVFQMLLAAIVGLILYFSPMDAKYKTVTNFLFFKNILIDFRSFYIPFIMLVIVLSSNAVNLTDGLDGLATGLLGIAAGSYAVLSYVAGHVKLAEYLNILFIPNAGEMTILCFAIMGACLGFLWFNTFPAEIFMGDTGSLPLGAIIGYCAIIAKQEFLLILIGGVFVIEGLSVLIQVVYFHMTRGKRIFRMAPLHHHCELCGWPEPKIVVRFWITGILLALLAISTLKIR
- a CDS encoding UDP-N-acetylmuramoyl-L-alanyl-D-glutamate--2,6-diaminopimelate ligase; amino-acid sequence: MAVTTKSLVQGLPVQLVGQEKVITGISVNSQKTKPNDLFVAITGYKTSGKIYIEQAIQNGAVAIATDDIELLNKITQKYNVSGIYTENPRRFLAIVANRFFNFPSQKINLIGITGTNGKTTTSYLIKSIIERWGEKVGLIGTISYFDGDNWLPAANTTPESLDLVSFLANLVSKNIRYCVSEVSSHALALERTYGLEFKVAVFTNLASDHLDFHGSRQAYAAAKLKLFESLSAEASAVVNLDDSFSKKIISSTHAKVIGYSLRNKDSDFYGEITKISQEGTEIVVKSNVDTGLNSKLKTENSKIHTVLIGEHNVYNILASFASAKVIGVPNDLIAKGIEALKVIPGRLEKIETGRGFTVYIDYAHTEDALRVAIQSLRKITQGRLFVVFGCGGNRDCLKRPGMGKIATELADWVVITSDNPRNEDPIKIIEDIKKGITKINFEVIVDRELAICHTLSLAQKDDVILIAGKGHENYQIIREKIIPFSDKEVVENFLKKQGNMPKIKMCN